Within Acidimicrobiales bacterium, the genomic segment CGGTGCTTCCGCATCTTGCGCCTCCTTGAAGTTCACGGGATCCCCGTAGGGCTCCAGGTGGGCTTGGGAATGCGGGCGCCCGTCGTCTGAGCATTCGTCTCGCGGAGCCGGCGCCGGGAAGGGCGGGCGGCCCTGGACTGACTACAGGTCCGAACGAGGTGCGGACGGAGCAACCCGGGGCTCTGCGTTAGGCGCTTCCTCCTCGTGGACGCGACGGGTCGGTGAACGGGGGCATGGGGGCGACAGGGTGGGGGGCCGAGCGCCACAGGTGCGCGCGGCACCAAGGCGACGGGTCGGCCGGGGGGCGGTCCACTTGAGCAGGGCCTCGCGGGCCCGGGCGACAGCCTCCGCTGCTGTCGCATGGACTCTGCCTATGGCTTGAGTGGTAGCAAATGTAAGCGCTTGTGCACGCGCGCGCAAGCCGAGACCTGTGGCGGTCCCTCACGGTGAGCGCGAATCGACCCTCTGGCCAGGGAGGTTGCCCGGTGGCGCGCCCGCCGGATCAGCGCTGGCGACCTCCCCTGCGGAGCGCCTCGGGGGCCCGGATCGGGTCCGCCGAGGTCGCCGCCCCCGGCGGTAACGTCGGCGCGTGCCCGGCACCTCCACCCCCGACGGCCTGCCGACGCCGCCCGGCGCCGGCGCTCCCGCCACGGGCGCCCCGGGCCGGTGCCGGACGGACCTGTCCACCGTGTGCATGGCGTGCGGTGCGGGCATGCGCCCGGAGCACGCCCACTACCGCTGTCCGGCGTGCGGGTGGCGCGACAGCTGCTGCGACGGGCCGTACTAGCTGCTGCGACGGGCCGTACTAGCCGTCGTGCTTCGGGACGGCGACGGCGGCGGCACCTCCCCGGGGCGCCCGCCTCGACACCGGGCAGGCCGGGGTCAGTCGGTGATCGGCTCCCCGCCGCGCCCGGTCCGGCCCCGGCCGCTCCGCCCGGCGTCGTCGTCCGCGGGGTCGGCGCCCGCCCCCACCCCCGGCAGGCCGTAGAGCGCCTCGAGGGCGCCGTCGACCACGTCGTCCGCCTCGCCGCCGGCCTCACGGACGCCGACGAGTGCCGTCAGCGACGCGTAGTCCCGGGCCAGGAGGCCGGCGTCGGTGTCGGGCCCCACCCGCGTGCTCGTCCCCGGGGCCGTCAGGTCCAGGCGCAGCGTGCCGCTCTGCCCCGGCGGGAGCGCCACGTGGGGGAGCGGGGCGTTGCCGTCTCCGGTGACGTGGACGGCTGATCGGATGGTGCCGGTCCGGCCGAGGCGCCCATGGCGCAGGCCCCGCAGCTCGTGGAGGGCCACGTTGGGCACGTTGAGGTTGAGGGTGGTGCCCCCGGGGGAGGCCGCCAGGACGGGGACGAGGGCGGCCGCCATCGCGGCCGGCGTCCCCCAGGGCACGGGATCGTCCCCCCAACGGATCGACACCGCCAGGCAGCGGAGCCCGAAGTGTGCCCCCGTGAGGGCCGCGCCCACCGTGCCCGAGTGCATGGCCGACCTGCCCACGTTGATGCCGTGGTTGATCCCCGACAGCACGATGTCGGGGCGGGGCCCGAAGCCGCCCACGCAGGCCAGGATCACCGCCAGCGCCGGTGGCCCGTCGATGCCGTAGGTCGGGATGTCCCCGAGGCCCTCGATGACATGGGCCTCGTAGTCGACGCCCTCGCGTGAGTGGACGGGCCCGACGGCCGCGCCGGCCCCGCTGTAGTCGATGAGAGGGGCGACCACCACGACGTCGTGGCCGCTCGCGGCGGCGGCCAGTGCCAGCGCGGCGATCCCCGGTGCGCGCACACCGTCGTCGTTGGTGACCAGTATCCGCACGGGCCCTCCGATCAGCGGCGCAGCACCGGCGCCGGGGCGCGACGCGGCGTCTACCATACCGGTGCCCGCAGACCGCCCCCGGCGCAGCGGCCTGCCATCGAGGCCCCGACCGCGGCCCGCACGACGACCGGAGACGAGCCAGCCACGTGCCTGCCACCACGACCGACACCGTTGCTCCGTCCGGGGCGCAATACGAGATCGGCCACGGCCGGCACCACGTCGTCGTCACCGAGGTGGGCGCGACCGTGCGCTCGTACACCGTGGACGGACGGCCGGTGCTCGACGGCTTCGGCGAGGACGAGTTGTGCGACGCCGGGCGCGGGCAGGTGCTCGCTCCCTGGCCGAACCGGCTGGGCGACGGCCGCTACAGCTTCGAGGGGCGCGACGCGCAGGCGGCGCTCGACGAGCCCGGCCGGCACAACGCCATCCACGGCCTCGTGCGCTGGCTCCCGTGGCAGGTGACCTCGCGCGCCCAGAACGTCCTGGCGCTCGGCTGCGTCCTGCACCCGCAGCCGGGGTACCCGTGGCGCCTGTCGCTGGCGGTGGAGTACCGGTTGGGGCGCGACGGGCTGTCGGTCGCCTTCAGCGCGACGAACCTCGATCGTGTGGCCGCGCCGTTCGGCGTCGGCTTCCACCCGTATCTCACCCTCTCGACCGCCAGCATCGACACCGCCTCGCTGGCCGTGCCGGCCCGGCGGCGGCTCGTGACCGACGAGCGCGGCCTGCCCACCTCGGCCGGCGCCGTGGCCGGCAGCGAGCTCGACTTCACGGCGCGGCGGTGGGTGGGGACGACCCGCCTCGACA encodes:
- a CDS encoding 5'/3'-nucleotidase SurE produces the protein MVDAASRPGAGAAPLIGGPVRILVTNDDGVRAPGIAALALAAAASGHDVVVVAPLIDYSGAGAAVGPVHSREGVDYEAHVIEGLGDIPTYGIDGPPALAVILACVGGFGPRPDIVLSGINHGINVGRSAMHSGTVGAALTGAHFGLRCLAVSIRWGDDPVPWGTPAAMAAALVPVLAASPGGTTLNLNVPNVALHELRGLRHGRLGRTGTIRSAVHVTGDGNAPLPHVALPPGQSGTLRLDLTAPGTSTRVGPDTDAGLLARDYASLTALVGVREAGGEADDVVDGALEALYGLPGVGAGADPADDDAGRSGRGRTGRGGEPITD
- a CDS encoding aldose 1-epimerase family protein; the protein is MPATTTDTVAPSGAQYEIGHGRHHVVVTEVGATVRSYTVDGRPVLDGFGEDELCDAGRGQVLAPWPNRLGDGRYSFEGRDAQAALDEPGRHNAIHGLVRWLPWQVTSRAQNVLALGCVLHPQPGYPWRLSLAVEYRLGRDGLSVAFSATNLDRVAAPFGVGFHPYLTLSTASIDTASLAVPARRRLVTDERGLPTSAGAVAGSELDFTARRWVGTTRLDTAFTDLQHDRDGMARVELDDPGGRGVTVWMDERFRYVMVYTGDTLEPPARRRTSIAVEPMSCPPDALRSGVDLVRLEPGASWAARWGITPR